Sequence from the Miscanthus floridulus cultivar M001 chromosome 16, ASM1932011v1, whole genome shotgun sequence genome:
TCGGAGCCCTCCATTCCCACGCGATCCGACGGCACCCGTACAGCCTGATCCCTACCCTGCCCCAAAATTTTCCACGCAGTTCCCCCACCGCAGCAAAATACCGTCTCTTCTCGCCCCATTCCCCCACCGCAGCAAATCTAGAGCCCCATCTCCATTTCAAACACCCGAGCAACAACTCTCCCTTCTCCCCAGCCCAATCCCCCgcgatggcccgcacgaagctgACGGCGCGCAAGTCCACCGGCGGCAAGGCGCCGAGGAGGCAGCTGGCGACCAAGGCGGCGCGGAAGTCGGCCCCGGCGACAGGCGGCGTGAAGAAGCCGCACCGCTTCCGCCCAGGCACCGTGGCGCTACGCGAGATCCGCAAGTACCAGAAGAGCACGGAGCTGCTCATACGCAAGCTCCCGTTCCAGCGCCTGGTCCGCGAGATCGCGCAGGACTTCAAGACCGACCTCCGCTTCCagtcctccgccgtcgccgtGCTGCAGGAGGCCGCCGAGGCCTACCTCGTCGGGCTCTTCGAGGACACCAACCTCTACGCCATCCGCGCCAAGCGCGTCACCATCTTTGCGGAGtgtgggattttttttttaaaaaataaaacgtCTTTGCCGAGCGTCGGTCAATGGgtactcggtaaagaatttttttaaaaaaaaataaaaaatctttgccgagtgcctgcaggattggcactcggcaaagccaccatcaacggggccggcgccgtgacggtcgcttttctttgccgagtgtccccggggcactcggcaaagagatcttTGCCGACTAATTTTTTGTcgagtgttctttgccgagtgccgcactcgacaaaggctttgccgagtgcaattgggcctttgccaagtgcatcaggcactcggcaaagaacccgaaTCCAGTAgtgcccatttgattgaggtgagTATGGTGCAGTGGTTTCATGAATGATCCCACATTCTCCCTTGCAGTATTCATTGAACAGGCTGGAAAGGTATTCGCCACCTTTTAATAGTTTTGTTTAACTGGTTctcaacttcagctttataggTTTTAAAATATTCTAGAGCTTCATCTTTAGTTTCGAGTAAATAAATATGATAGAATTTAGTAGCATCATCTATAAAGGTAAGAAAGTATCTTTTGTCACCTTTTGTCGTTGCTCACCTGCTTTCCCTACCGCCTTGTAGTTGCTGCGGCTCACCAGAACTCCGTCGCCATTGCCGTAGGGTGCCCGCCgtcgtggagaggtccttctacgtCGTGCAACCGCCGCCCATCATCTCGCATGTGAACTtctaggtgagcgtcggcctcgtagataggtcagaCTGAGTCCCGTGTGACCAGCGCaagcgccagtgccaccgctcgctgTGCCGGAGCATGCGGGGAGGGCCGGGGCCTTGCCATTGTACAGAGGAGAAAGTTCCGAGGGTTCCattgcaaagtcgttgtctatagaaatagtacgtgtaTTGTTCTCGCGATTTTCGGGTAACGGGAGAgcatttttgcaagagtgccagtGCGCGCGGGCTTCCATGCTGTGGCCTGCCTCCGCATGTGGGTTGTGCCTCGGCTGTGGGCCGCGTTAGGCCAAAATCAGTTTAGttttttcgtggagaatagaaataccTTTTTATTTGTATTTCTGAgctaatctttggtaaatcatataaaatcatgtaggtatccaaaaattatgaaaccaattttgttaagttcctaaaattgtgctctatttgttagtatatttagttcatatatatacatattgataccaggagctattaaatcatttgagagtgcttaatattattaagttaaatattatagaaatttttgtggtaaaatggtgatagctttaggtttgaaaattttacagtagcttcatggtattattgtgtgctcgctgtaatttttgtagctttagaataaacTTAAtgtaagggtagttaaatgctatttgtttcaaatatacattaaatcattagtataaataaagatatatcctttatttgtaaagctaggcatttcttagttgaacccaacactttacttgatgaagttgattgttagcttagtatcttagttattagagctagcttagtagtttaccattgctaaaatactaagtgttgcatcatcatcgcatgcatgtagagaacgagttaacagagatcgtgaccatcgaagaccacgagttcgaggaggtgattAAGGAGTACGAGAAGGAGATCCTAGTGTAGAAGGAGGTCCTGGAACCGCCACGGACTGACTGAGATGACACCCTGCCTACCCAagtcaagccccggtgcataacccttattttgaatgatcaatatatatatgtgtgtgtgtgtgatgtgcatttacgttaaaagatttatattgaaactacatgcatagataacctacctatgagtcctactagcaaaagtcgagtagctgctatccttaggctatcggtagcgtgagtaacctgccgttacttgcaataggtgattattattatcactctcataataaaatggtgaaaagaaaaatagagaccggacagggatatggtacgggtattggtgggtgtaataggttgtgtcccgtggccaacggggcatagcttggttacactattttccgtgttcatgttggttaaggaccggccgttgcattagattctagtcaggccatagacttattattctgagcacatacttacttatgggagcggaaaggctcgttgctcccttatcatgggttctgactctttctgaaccaactgattggaggcggggatggtggaggtctaagcaccacactgagtccaggactcaggtgtgggggcttggaatcCAAGTTttgatggggacctggacccctttgacaggagagtggtgggtcggtcctgcttgtgcctagggtacaagcgggcctTATGTTTTGGAGTACCCAACTGGgctacattgattcgtgaatcaccgtgtaatatggtacgacttgtctacgatctagcaccgtagtaaaaactggaagatgaaagatggtgaaatggatctacttgctgaactcttgcttgaaagtggaacatgtgcttacatagaacggttagctaatgaactaatcatggcttctaataaaacacatacataaggattcactcctagtattgctttttgcaaaaaggaaacccagcaaaccataaagcttaccatatcctttggagtcgagaaattatgcccactagtcgggtaagtcttgcgagtacattgtgtactcaaggtttatttacccctattgcaggtgcagcttgaggagtagctattgaatggaggattcttctggtgggcacagacagatccttgtatcttatcgctagatgtttatttcaattccgctgtttaaattccgcactctgaacttggtattataataatgtatttctgagaactcttgatgtatgaaatggactaagtattgtaaactcattctcattattggatcctagaggaaaaacatggattgtcgagtactcccttggggtgtgctcaatggAACCATTCgatatagcttgctttcggggtgcttagtgtctggtggaagatgagcgcctctgaaggtgtgttatttcgggcagtGCTACCATAGgtggtactagagccaataatgagtctatgagtttcataattcttttcaaaacctaaaatttgaccaacaaaagttttgcaaaaagtaggatgcgataaaattatataaataagtatagccctagcaatatggtctatctagaatagtggcactagttttatctaatcaagtttctataggtacactaacttacgctgcgtaagaatcgtttagcaagcggaaagtgagtgtgAGATGTGTCAAAATTTTTGCGAATgctgctatattctggcttgagtgaacgagtaggccgatgcatgcatcataaaaagagaatcttgcttaaactaaatcccccacacatataatttggattagtgaattgataggataacctaaaagaatgctttaataaaagtccTATCATCTCTCTAAGTCTCTTATTCCTAATCCAGAGGGTtatccctaatggttggttcctatctatttatagATAAACCTGAGGTCTGGTCGCGAGAGTATTAGTGCTAGGATGGgccgtggtcttggtgaagaccagggTGATAACGGTTGTGGTGAGGACAATGGCCGCACCAATGGGGACAGCCAcaaggccccacttctggctcctcctccaccaccaccacctccgatgacctATGAAGAGATGATGGTAGAGATGCTGGCTGCTTAGGAGTCAGCCTGTGCGTTGGAGATGCTAgcctaggctattggtggcttcacctgtggaggccccggtggcaatggtgggaatgggggtggtgcctgtGGTCTCGAGAGGCCCTATTCTTACCAGGATTTCTTGATgatgcacccacccacgttcacgccgaCTGCTGAGCCTCTGGATGCAGAGCATTGTcttcgtattctagagcaaaagttttagctgctcactgtaactgaagaacagaaggtgcgctttgtagcGCAGCAGATGTTGGGTTTtaccagtgcatggtgggacatgtTCAGTGCCATGCAGCCAATGGACCACCGTGTGACTTGGCAAGAGTTTACCGCTACTTtcagagagtactacattcctaCTGGTGTGCTAAACAGGAAGTTGATGGAGTTCCTAGACCTAAAGCAAGGGAGCTTGtctgtgatggattatgtgaacaagttcaaccatctggcaTAGTATACTAGAACCCATGTCAATacggatgagaagaagagggaccatttctatTGTGGCCTCTCTTGCAGTCTATAGAAGGAGCTATACATAGGGAACtaccagacttttggtgctatgatgaatgctgctattgccatggagggacttcagtgtgactctcaggctgagtggaagctcAAGTAGGTGATTactgggtcttctagccacccctaggctcagaaggtataggttgttaggcaggtgccctatcagtctttggGTGGGCAGCCATTCTGTTAGCCTCAGCAGACCTACCAtgcacctcccactcagtaccgtgcacctactttGCAGGTGCAACAACAGCCTCAGGGATAGCAGGTTCTGCCTCATAAGGAGTAGGGTAACAAGtctagtgcttgtttcaagtgtggcaaggaaggccactatgcttggGAGTGTCCACAGAACCAGCATGCGCAGTCTTCCTAGCCTTTAGTCAACTCCCATTTGGTAAAGAGGATGATTACCAAGAAGAAGATGCCCATAAGCCGCTCtggacaagtcaacttcactgaggctgaggagatttTACAGAATGAACTGGTGATGGCtcgtatgtttaccattgattcccacccagcatatgtgttgtttgattctggtgcatcacattcattcattagcatggggtttgcacagaggcacaatatatctcttatggctattcctattgcctatagaatcagtactctaggtGCACAGTTGTGCATTAATACTCAGATGGACACAGTCaaattagtgctagccactcacacttaccgcctctagttcatagtgctgcctaggcaaggcatagatgcaattctgggcatgaactggttgcaagtttatggggtagtcttgaaccttaagtagagagttgttgagttatggcttccttcttctgaggatatgatgtctcttcttatgccctcagatccagccttactagttattgctcatgttgaagcttctcctgatcttgcctctattcttgTGGTCTATGAGTTTTTGGATGTCTTCCCTAAAGATCTACttgggttgccaccggatagagatgtggagttttctattgagttagaacctagcactgctcctatttcacggcatccctaccgcatggctcctaaagaactagctgaaatgaagaagcagttagaggaattattagagaagggctttatccatcctagctcttcatcatagggttgcccagctatttttgtgaagaagaaggatggtactctatagatgtgtgtggattaccgccctctcaatgcggtaaccattaagaataagtatcctttacctcgtattgatactttattcgatcagttggctggtgccaaggtgttttcaaagattgatctttgttctaggtatcatcaaattaagatccggccataagacataccaaagacaactttctctactaggtatgggctatataaatatctagtcatgtcttttggtctcaccaatgctcctacattcttcatgtatctcatgaattca
This genomic interval carries:
- the LOC136510681 gene encoding histone H3.2-like gives rise to the protein MARTKLTARKSTGGKAPRRQLATKAARKSAPATGGVKKPHRFRPGTVALREIRKYQKSTELLIRKLPFQRLVREIAQDFKTDLRFQSSAVAVLQEAAEAYLVGLFEDTNLYAIRAKRVTIFAELFIEQAGKINLRSGRESISARMGRGLGEDQGDNGCGEDNGRTNGDSHKAPLLAPPPPPPPPMTYEEMMVEMLAA